In Salarias fasciatus chromosome 13, fSalaFa1.1, whole genome shotgun sequence, the sequence TAATACATTTGCTGTTATGTCTTCTAATTTTATTcaaattataaaaaaagaaacatcttgtGTTTCATCACTGACCAAATTTATTACTTATTTAGaaatacatgtattttttattttccatgtcACACTCTTGAAAAAGATCATTGATATCACCCTGGGTCAGAAAATTAATTCACCTGGTTCAAACtatataaatgtatatttatcAGACAAAACACCATTTGCATGACCAACAAAAGAAACTTTCACTCTACAAAAGATAACATCTAttgtatcaaaaaaaaatatgtgaagacatttaaaaaaaataaactggcaggattttttttcccctgaaacttttacatgacagaaaaagaatgaataaaaatgaccccaaaaggaaaaaagggagGTAAATAAATTGAACCTTGATGATTTCATGAAATatcaatttttaaatgaaaatcatcATTAAAGCTCAAGAGGGCAGCTGAACCATGCAGAGCCGACTTCATGGGTGTGTTGTCTGTCACACTGTGGCCCACTGTGGGAAGGACGACAGCTCTTTACAGGCCGTAGTCGAAGTTGGGTTTGCCCTCCAAGTAGGTGGTGTAGAAAGCCTTGTAGGTGTCCACACTGTGTCCAGAGACTTTGACAGCTGGATCCTCCAACATGCGCTCGGTCCACTTCTTCAGCCCAGGTGTGCTGTCCAAACATCTGCAAAGACGAAGAATCATAGCATTAACACACTGGGGCTTGTAAAAGACGTTGGTGAACCAAAGATTTTGCGAACACTTCTTGTGAatgcaacaaattaaaaaaaaaaaaaaaaaaaaaaaaaaaaaacaggaccaCAGGTAAAGGAATCATAAAACAATTTCACAACTTCATGTTTGTAAAAGTTTAAGTGCCTCTTCTCCAGCAGGTTACATCACCTGGACCGGTCTTCGTAAGGACTGCAAGTCATCCTTACAAGCTTCCACCATATCAGATGCTACAAAATAATATTGAGTAAGATTTCATTACCACGATTCGAATTTATAGAATTCCCGGCTATATATTGTATATACCACATTCaaaattttgtttgtttttaaactcaCTGATTCTGGTCGAACACCTCCAGCCTCTCAAACCATGGCCACATCAGGTAGTCGATCATTGTGAGGGAGTCGCCACCAAAGAACTTGGTCTTCTTCTGAGTGagaacctgaaaaaaaaaaaacccaaaaaacagaaaattatgTTGTActgacaaacagaaacagaagacaTCCAGCTAATAAGAAAATGTGAACAGATGTGAAATAACTTTAAAACCTACTCGATCCAGTTTCATCAGGTTCTCTTTGAGTTCAGCTTCCAGCTCTGAGACATCCTCACTATTCTTTTTCCCCATTGGATTTTTGTAGAAGTAACCTGCtatctgaagaaaaaaagcaataataatGTGAGTGCTTGATGAGTGTAAGCAAGCAAACAGGATCTTGACATTtgtaacaaaacaaaccttAGAAAATTGCTCCAGCAGCATCTTCTGCTGTGCTTTCTCGAAATGAGTTGGAGGAAGCAGTTTCTTCCCGGGATACACTTCATCCAGGTACTCACAGGTGATGGGGGACTCGTAGATCACCTCACCAGCAGACGTCTCCAGGGTTGGAACAAGACCCAGAGGATTCTTCTCCAGGAACCAGTCAGGCTTGTCTCTCAGGTGGACGCTCACAATTTCATGCCTGAGAAACAAGGGTAGGTGCAGAAAAATTAGTTtatacaacaaatcaaacaaGTTGAGATTGTGTTTAAATtgcaaaaagaaacattattTACTTGATTCCTTTAGCATTCAGCACCAATCTTGCCCTCTGTGCAAAAGGGCAGAACCTCATGCTGTAGATTCTGATGGTGCCTGCTGGCACTGGACCGGGCGGGGCACTGCCTAACAAGAGAAGATAACATTTATTCATCTTTATCAACATTTTACTACATTATTGGTAAATCACAATGTTATTggtttaattacatttaaaatggtcattatttcattattggTAACCATTCCATGGGTGATGACTCACCCCCTTGACAGTCTTTAATTAATCCACTGGAATATGTTTCAGTTGAACTGTTTTCCAAAAGTAAAACACAGTAGTTAACAGATTCAGATTTTATGTCTCGTGCTGAGTCTGATACTGCAATTATTGAAAGATTTGTTTGGAAACTCTGTTGTTTGAATCTCAGACCTCATGAAAGCATTACAGTGTTCTCAAAAGGCGAATAGTCCTCGAGCATATAGTATAAAAGTCAGTTCGACTTTATTGGCTCTGTCTCCAGTCTGTGTGCTGTTGACATCCAATTCAAGA encodes:
- the LOC115399500 gene encoding glutathione S-transferase omega-1-like, giving the protein MLIKMNKCYLLLLGSAPPGPVPAGTIRIYSMRFCPFAQRARLVLNAKGIKHEIVSVHLRDKPDWFLEKNPLGLVPTLETSAGEVIYESPITCEYLDEVYPGKKLLPPTHFEKAQQKMLLEQFSKIAGYFYKNPMGKKNSEDVSELEAELKENLMKLDRVLTQKKTKFFGGDSLTMIDYLMWPWFERLEVFDQNQCLDSTPGLKKWTERMLEDPAVKVSGHSVDTYKAFYTTYLEGKPNFDYGL